The sequence TCACGCGCCCGAAGGCCGGCAGCATCGATTTCGAAGGCAGGAAGCTGCAGGCGCTGCCGTCCTACCGCATCGCGCAGGCCGGGCTCGGGCTGGTGCCCGAAGGACGCCAGGTGTTCCCGAACCTCACGGTGCGCGAGAACCTCCTCGCCACCGCGCGCAAGGGACCCTGGACGCTCGACACGGTTTTCAAGCTGTTCGAAAACCTGAAGCACCGGCAGGGCAACTACGGCAACCAGCTCTCCGGCGGCGAGCAGCAGATGCTCGCCATCGGCCGCGCGCTGATGACCAACCCGCGCCTGCTCGTCCTCGACGAGGCCACCGAGGGCCTCGCGCCGCTGATCCGCGCCGACATCTACCGCTCGATCGAGCGCCTGAAGGGCGAAGGGCTGTCGCTCCTGGTCATCGACAAGGACGTAAGGGCGTTAACCCAGGTGGCGGACCGCCACTACGTCTTGGAGAAGGGCCGCGTGGTGTGGAGTGGAACGTCGGCGGAGCTGGCGGCCGACAAGAACGTCCAGCACCGATACCTCGGGGTGTAGACTTTTTGATATGGGAAACATAGCGACGCCTGAACTGCTGATCGCTCGTTGGAACGAGATGTGCCGCGACCCATCGCTGCAAGACCTGCCCTACAAGATCGAGCTGAACGCCTGGGGCAAGGTCGAAATGGGGCCGCCCGCGGGCGTGGGGCACGGACGCCAGCAAACCGAAGTCGCGATGCAGCTCCAGCAGCAGCTGAAGGACGGCGTGGTCATCACCGAATGCCCGGTCCTGACCGACATCGGCGTTCGCGTGCCGGACGTAGTTTGGGCCTCGAACGCCTTCCGCATGCAGCACAAGCATTCGTCGCCGCTACCGCGAGCGCCCGAAATCTGCGTCGAGATCTACTCCCCGTCGAACGTCGACGCCGAGATCGCCGAGAAAACTCGCGCTTACCGGGAAGCAGGCGCGCACGAGGTCTGGATCGTCGCGCAGAACGGATCGATTCGCTACATCGACCCCTCTGGCGAGATGCCGAGAAGCCGCTTTCCCGTGGCTGTCAGCGCACCGGACGTAACGACCGACTACCTGTGAAGCGCGAAAACGTCGTAGGCCGCGCGAACGTCGAGGACACTCCCGAGCTCGAGGCCTATTACCGCGCGCTCGAAGGCGAAAAGCTGGGCGCGCTGTGGAACGTCGCAAACGACATCGAGCCCTGGTATCCGCAGCCGAAGTCCATTCCGACGCTGTGGGCGTGGAGAAAAATCGAAAGATATGTAAGAGATGCGGCGAGGCTCGTTTCCGCCGAGAAGGCGGCGCGCCGCGTGGTGATGCTGGTCAACCCCGGCCGCAAGGAATGGAGCGCGGCCTCGGGCCTGCTCTACACCGGCGTGCAAATCATGAACCCCGGCGAGGCCGCGTCCGCGCACCGCCACCAGGCGAGCGCCTTGCGCTTCGTCATGGAGGGGCGCGGCGCGTACACCATCGTGGACGGCGAGCGCCTCGAGCTCGGCGCGCGCGATTTCGTCCTGACGCCGAACGGCACCTGGCACGAGCACGGCGTCGACGCGAGCGGCACGCAGTGCATCTGGCAGGACGGGCTCGACATCCCGCTCATGAACTCGCTCGACGCCAACTTCTACGAGGTTCACCCGCGCGTCAACCAGACCCCGGCGCCGCTGTCGCGCGAGAACTGGTCCAAGCCCTACTCGCCCGTGTTTCTCTATAAGTGGGACGACGCGTATCGGGAAGTGAAGAAACTTGGCCGTTACGAGTATTCCAATCCGCTGACCGGCGGGCCGGTGATGCCGACCATGGGGGCCAGCCTCGAGTTGATAACAAACACATCTCCTTTCAAGAGACACACCGGCAGTGTCGTCTACCAGGTCGCGACCGGCCGCGGCTGGTCCGAGGTCGGCGGCCAGCGCTTCGAGTGGGGGGAGAAGGACATCTTCTGCGTGCCGTCATGGACGAAGTACCGCCATGGCGCCCGCGGCGAGGCCGTGCTGTTCTCCTTCAACGACATCCCGGCCATGAAGGCGCTGTCGCTCTATCGCGAGTCGCATGATTAGCCGCGAGCAGAACGAGCTCATGACGCGCATCGGGCCGGGCGCGCCGGCCGGCAAGCTGCTGCGCCGCTACTGGCAGCCGGTGGCGTTGGTCGACGAAATGAAAGGCGATCGCCCGGTCAAGGCCGTCCGGCTTTTCGGCGAAGACTTGGTTCTGTACAAAGCAGGCAATCAATACGCGCTACTGCAGCGCCATTGCCCCCACCGCGGCGCGGACCTCGCCTACGGCCGCATCGAGCCCGACGGCCTGCGCTGCTCGTTCCACGGCTGGAAGTTCGACGGCAAGGGCAAGTGCGTGGAGACGCCGGCCGAGCCGGCGGGCAGCCGGCTGTGCGACCACATCAAGACCCTCGCGTACCCGGTGCTCGAGAAGAGCGGCATCCTGTTCGGCTATCTCGGCGAAGGCGCGCCGCCCGCGTTTCCCGACTTCGACTGCTTCGTCGCGCCCGACGCCTACACCTTCGCGTTCAAGGGCTACTGGGACTGCAACTGGCTGCAGGCGCTCGAAGTCGGCATCGACCCGGCGCATGCGTCATGGCTGCACAAGTATTTCGAGGACGAGGACACCGCGGCAAGCTACGGCAAGCAGTTTCGCGGCGTGCCGGCCGATTCCGACCTGCCGATCAGCAAGGTGCTGCGCGAGTACGACCGCCCCGAGATCCGCGTCGAGCGCACCGAGTACGGCATGCGCCTGCATACCCTGCGGCGCATCAGCGAGGCGCAGACGCACATCCGCGTGACCAACATCCTCTTCCCGCAGGCGTTCGTGATCCCGATGAACGCGGAAATGACGATCACGCAGTTCCACGTGCCGGTCGACGACACCGGCTGCTACTGGTACTCGATCTTCACCAGCTTCGGCGCGCCGGTCGACAAGGACACGATGCGCAACCAGCGGCTCAGGACCTACCCGGCGCCGGAGTACAAGCCCATCCATGGAAGGCACAACGCCTGGGGCTTCGACGCGCTCGAGCAGAAGTCGAAGACCTTCACCGGCATGGGCTTCGATATCAACATCCACGACCAGTTCGCCTGCGAATCGCAAGGCCCGATCGCCGACCGCACGAAGGAGAACCTCGGCACCACCGACAAGGGCATCGTGCTCTACCGGCGGCTGCTGCTGGACGCGATCCGCAGGAATGAAGCCGGCGAGTTCGTGGTCGCCGACAAGGGCTCGGGGCCCCCGGCCATCGACGGCATCGGCCCGACCGCGTCGATCGACGAGTACTGGAAGCAATCGGACCAGACGCGCCGCAAGCGCTCCGCCTGGGCGGCATGAACTTCCCGAAGGGGCTGAAGCAGGTCCGCTTTTCGTTCGCCGACCAGCACGGCGTGCTGCGCGGCAAGACGCTCACCGTGTCGGCCGCCGAGGCGGCGATGGAGCGCGGCGTGACGATGACCAGCACGCTGCTCCTCAAGGACACCTCGCACAAGACCGTGTTCCCGGCGTTCACGCCGGGCGGCGGGGTGGGCATCATCGAGATGCAGGGCGCGGCGGACATCCTGATGGTCCCCGACCAGTCCACCTTCAAGGTGCTGCCCTGGGCGCCCGACACCGGCTGGTTCCTCTGCGACCTGCAGTTCCAGGACGGCCGCCCGATCCCGTTCAGCACGCGCAGCCAGCTGCGCCACGCGCTCGAGCGCCTGGA comes from Terriglobales bacterium and encodes:
- a CDS encoding cupin domain-containing protein gives rise to the protein MKRENVVGRANVEDTPELEAYYRALEGEKLGALWNVANDIEPWYPQPKSIPTLWAWRKIERYVRDAARLVSAEKAARRVVMLVNPGRKEWSAASGLLYTGVQIMNPGEAASAHRHQASALRFVMEGRGAYTIVDGERLELGARDFVLTPNGTWHEHGVDASGTQCIWQDGLDIPLMNSLDANFYEVHPRVNQTPAPLSRENWSKPYSPVFLYKWDDAYREVKKLGRYEYSNPLTGGPVMPTMGASLELITNTSPFKRHTGSVVYQVATGRGWSEVGGQRFEWGEKDIFCVPSWTKYRHGARGEAVLFSFNDIPAMKALSLYRESHD
- a CDS encoding Rieske 2Fe-2S domain-containing protein, which codes for MISREQNELMTRIGPGAPAGKLLRRYWQPVALVDEMKGDRPVKAVRLFGEDLVLYKAGNQYALLQRHCPHRGADLAYGRIEPDGLRCSFHGWKFDGKGKCVETPAEPAGSRLCDHIKTLAYPVLEKSGILFGYLGEGAPPAFPDFDCFVAPDAYTFAFKGYWDCNWLQALEVGIDPAHASWLHKYFEDEDTAASYGKQFRGVPADSDLPISKVLREYDRPEIRVERTEYGMRLHTLRRISEAQTHIRVTNILFPQAFVIPMNAEMTITQFHVPVDDTGCYWYSIFTSFGAPVDKDTMRNQRLRTYPAPEYKPIHGRHNAWGFDALEQKSKTFTGMGFDINIHDQFACESQGPIADRTKENLGTTDKGIVLYRRLLLDAIRRNEAGEFVVADKGSGPPAIDGIGPTASIDEYWKQSDQTRRKRSAWAA
- a CDS encoding ABC transporter ATP-binding protein, whose translation is GLETSYGRSQVLFGIDLRIGKGEVVSLLGRNGMGKTTTVRSIMGITRPKAGSIDFEGRKLQALPSYRIAQAGLGLVPEGRQVFPNLTVRENLLATARKGPWTLDTVFKLFENLKHRQGNYGNQLSGGEQQMLAIGRALMTNPRLLVLDEATEGLAPLIRADIYRSIERLKGEGLSLLVIDKDVRALTQVADRHYVLEKGRVVWSGTSAELAADKNVQHRYLGV
- a CDS encoding Uma2 family endonuclease, yielding MGNIATPELLIARWNEMCRDPSLQDLPYKIELNAWGKVEMGPPAGVGHGRQQTEVAMQLQQQLKDGVVITECPVLTDIGVRVPDVVWASNAFRMQHKHSSPLPRAPEICVEIYSPSNVDAEIAEKTRAYREAGAHEVWIVAQNGSIRYIDPSGEMPRSRFPVAVSAPDVTTDYL